The Hevea brasiliensis isolate MT/VB/25A 57/8 unplaced genomic scaffold, ASM3005281v1 Scaf241, whole genome shotgun sequence region CCAtaatggatccaatcaagtatgTGTTTGAAAGTCCATATCTACTAGGGAGAATAGccaaatggcaagtcatactATCCCAATATGATATCGTCTATATGACCAGAAAGGTTGTAAAGGGAAGTATTATAGCAGATCTCTTAGCAAAAAATCCAATTGAGGAATATGaagctttggattttgaattcccggaTGAGTATGTAAATACAGTGGAGGAAGAAATGGGAGAGCAGAGTGACGTCTggcaaatgtattttgatggagcagtcaatttatcaggTAGTGGAATCGGATCAGTCTTGGTATCTCCTGATGGAAAACATTTCCCAATTGCAGTAAAGTTAAAATTTGAATGTACAAATAATGTCgctgaatatgaagcttgtgtgagtgGTTTACAAGCAGCCATTGAAATGAAAATCAAGAAGTTAGAAGTATATGGTGACTCAGCTTTAATAATTTATCAAGTGAAAGGGGAATGGCAGACTCGAGATCCGAAGTTGATTCCATACCAGAAATATCTCATTGAATTAATTAAGAAATTTGATGAGATTAC contains the following coding sequences:
- the LOC131176787 gene encoding uncharacterized protein LOC131176787 — protein: MAVLQVSMGCVLGQLDDSGKKERAIYYLSKKFNDCEARYSFVERTCCALAWTANRLKHYMLNYKTWLISIMDPIKYVFESPYLLGRIAKWQVILSQYDIVYMTRKVVKGSIIADLLAKNPIEEYEALDFEFPDEYVNTVEEEMGEQSDVWQMYFDGAVNLSGSGIGSVLVSPDGKHFPIAVKLKFECTNNVAEYEACVSGLQAAIEMKIKKLEVYGDSALIIYQVKGEWQTRDPKLIPYQKYLIELIKKFDEITFTHLSRDKNQFANALATLAVMAQIEEGKGVHILLIKARYNPTYCLMIEEEVDGKP